The Solanum lycopersicum chromosome 9, SLM_r2.1 genome window below encodes:
- the LOC101263458 gene encoding probable pectate lyase 8 encodes MAIYWRSCLSLSALLILVLLVINVNPSHSAEEAEQFQSLKNLTMTNSLSEENVPNHEHAVDDPEKVVSMVDMSIKNSTERRKLGFFSCGTGNPIDDCWRCDRNWQRNRKRLADCAIGFGRNAIGGRDGKYYVVTDPNDDDPVNPRPGTLRHAVIQDRPLWIVFKRDMVITLKQELIMNSFKTIDGRGVNVHIANGACITVQFVTNIIIHGINIHDCKPTGNAMVRSSPSHFGWRTIADGDGISIFGSSHIWVDHNSLANCADGLIDAIMGSTAITISNNYFTHHNEVMLLGHSDSYVRDKIMQVTIAYNHFGEGLIQRMPRCRHGYFHVVNNDYTHWEMYAIGGSASPTINSQGNRYLAPANPFAKQVTHRVEQSDVWKHWNWRSEGDLMLNGAFFTPSGHGAAASYARASSLAAKASSLVGTLTSNAGALTCRRGYQC; translated from the exons ATGGCGATTTATTGGAGATCGTGTCTCTCTCTTTCTGCATTGCTAATTTTGGTGCTACTAGTCATCAATGTCAACCCCAGTCACAG tgcTGAAGAAGCAGAGCAATTCCAGAGCTTAAAGAACTTGACAATGACGAATAg TTTAAGCGAAGAAAATGTACCAAACCATGAACATGCTGTAGATGATCCAGAAAAGGTGGTTTCAATGGTAGATAT GAGCATTAAGAATAGTACAGAGAGGAGGAAATTGGGTTTTTTCTCATGTGGAACTGGAAATCCTATTGATGATTGTTGGCGTTGTGACCGTAATTGGCAACGTAACCGCAAGCGCCTAGCTGATTGTGCTATTGGATTCGGACGTAATGCTATTGGTGGCCGTGATGGCAAGTACTATGTTGTCACTGACCCAAACGATGATGACCCTGTAAATCCCAGACCTGGAACACTTCGTCATGCTGTAATTCAGGACAGACCGTTGTGGATTGTGTTTAAACGAGATATGGTTATTACACTTAAACAAGAGCTAATTATGAACAGTTTCAAGACAATTGATGGCCGTGGTGTCAATGTTCATATTGCCAATGGGGCTTGTATAACCGTCCAATTtgttactaatattattattcatgGCATCAATATTCATGATTGTAAACCAACTGGTAACGCCATGGTACGTAGTTCACCAAGTCACTTTGGATGGAGGACAATTGCTGATGGAGATGGCATTTCCATTTTTGGGTCTAGCCATATTTGGGTTGATCACAACTCTCTTGCTAACTGTGCTGATGGCCTAATCGACGCGATAATGGGATCAACTGCTATTACCATCTCCAACAATTATTTTACACACCATAATGAGGTGATGTTATTAGGCCACAGCGACTCCTATGTTAGAGATAAGATTATGCAGGTGACTATTGCTTACAACCATTTTGGTGAGGGTCTTATTCAGAGAATGCCAAg GTGTAGACATGGTTATTTTCATGTGGTGAACAATGACTATACACATTGGGAGATGTATGCCATTGGTGGCAGCGCGTCTCCTACGATAAACAGCCAAGGCAACAGATATCTCGCTCCGGCCAACCCTTTTGCCAAACAG GTGACACATAGAGTGGAGCAATCAGATGTGTGGAAGCATTGGAACTGGAGATCAGAGGGAGACCTTATGCTTAATGGAGCCTTCTTTACGCCATCTGGACACGGTGCTGCAGCCAGCTATGCTAGGGCTTCAAGCTTAGCAGCAAAGGCCTCTTCCCTGGTTGGCACTCTTACTTCAAATGCTGGTGCACTTACATGTCGCAGGGGCTACCAATGTTAA